A stretch of Heptranchias perlo isolate sHepPer1 chromosome 36, sHepPer1.hap1, whole genome shotgun sequence DNA encodes these proteins:
- the LOC137304006 gene encoding LOW QUALITY PROTEIN: protein FAM241B-like (The sequence of the model RefSeq protein was modified relative to this genomic sequence to represent the inferred CDS: inserted 1 base in 1 codon), giving the protein MGHGERFHTDCTTMVRILANGDIVQDDDPRIRKXPQRREDLNRPRQGFIHYSENANHPHQGQANEGRSLFTDMNQQLINMGFPRWNLGNQVIEPIMSILLMLLIMLVGVRGLLLIGGLYLFSQLSQR; this is encoded by the exons ATGGGACACGGGGAGAG gtttcACACAGATTGCACGACAATGGTTCGAATTCTGGCTAATGGGGACATCGTGCAAGATGACGACCCTCGCATCAGGA ACCCTCAACGCCGGGAAGATCTCAACAGACCCCGCCAG GGTTTTATTCATTACTCAGAGAATGCAAATCATCCTCACCAGGGACAGGCCAACGAAGGTCGCTCGCTCTTTACAGACATGAATCAGCAATTGATTAACATGGGCTTCCCGAGGTGGAATCTGGGAAATCAAGTAATTGAGCCAATCATGTCCATCCTTCTGATGCTGCTGATAATGTTGGTGGGAGTGCGAGGCCTTCTTCTGATTGGAGGGCTCTACCTGTTCTCTCAGCTTAGTCAACGGTAA